A genomic region of Mycolicibacterium poriferae contains the following coding sequences:
- a CDS encoding proline--tRNA ligase, with protein MITRMSELFLRTLRDDPADAEVPSHKLLIRAGYVRPIGPGLYSWLPLGLRVLRKIEKIVRDEMTAIGGQEILFPALLPRAPYETTNRWTEYGDNLFRLADRRGNDYLLGPTHEELFTMTVKGEYSSYKDFPLLLFQIQTKYRDEARPRAGILRGREFIMKDSYSFDVDEDGLKSAYHAHRDAYQRIFGRLGVNYVIVSAVSGAMGGSASEEFLAESAVGEDTFVRCMQSGYAANVEAVLTAVPPTIDIEGQPAATVYDTPDAPTIATLVDWANSAGLPQFADREVVAADTLKNVLLKVREPGGDWELLAIGVPGDREVDDKRLGAALEPAEYALLDDADFAKHPFLVKGYVGPKALLANGVRYLVDPRVVDGTSWITGADEPNKHVVGLVAGRDFTADGTIEAAEVRDGDPSPDGAGPLVSARGIEIGHIFQLGRKYTDAFSADVLGEDGKPVRLTMGSYGIGVSRLVAVIAEQHHDELGLRWPSTVSPFDVHLVIANRDTEARAGALELAADLDVLGTEVLLDDRTASPGVKFKDAELLGVPWVVVVGRGWADGVVELRNRFSGDKRDVPVDSAAAEIARALA; from the coding sequence GTGATCACCCGCATGTCCGAGCTGTTCCTGCGCACCTTGCGCGACGACCCGGCCGACGCCGAAGTCCCGAGCCACAAGCTGCTCATCAGGGCGGGCTACGTCCGCCCCATCGGGCCCGGGCTGTACAGCTGGTTGCCGCTGGGTCTGCGGGTGCTGCGCAAGATCGAGAAGATCGTGCGCGACGAGATGACCGCGATCGGCGGCCAGGAGATCCTGTTCCCCGCTCTGCTGCCGCGTGCGCCGTACGAGACGACGAATCGCTGGACCGAGTACGGCGACAATCTGTTCCGGCTGGCTGACCGCCGCGGCAACGATTACCTGCTGGGCCCGACCCACGAGGAACTCTTCACGATGACCGTGAAGGGGGAGTACAGCTCCTACAAGGACTTCCCGCTGCTGCTGTTCCAGATCCAGACCAAGTACCGCGACGAGGCCCGGCCTCGCGCCGGCATCCTGCGCGGGCGCGAGTTCATCATGAAGGACTCGTACTCGTTCGACGTCGACGAGGACGGCCTCAAGAGCGCCTACCACGCTCACCGCGACGCCTATCAGCGCATATTCGGCCGCCTCGGCGTGAACTATGTGATCGTCTCGGCGGTCTCGGGGGCGATGGGTGGCAGCGCGTCGGAGGAGTTCCTGGCCGAGAGCGCCGTCGGCGAGGACACCTTCGTGCGGTGCATGCAGTCGGGTTATGCCGCCAATGTCGAAGCGGTGCTCACCGCGGTTCCCCCGACGATCGACATCGAAGGCCAGCCTGCGGCCACGGTCTACGACACTCCCGACGCACCGACGATCGCCACGCTGGTCGACTGGGCCAACTCGGCCGGCCTGCCACAGTTCGCCGACCGCGAGGTGGTCGCCGCGGACACATTGAAGAACGTGCTGCTCAAGGTCCGCGAGCCCGGCGGCGACTGGGAGCTGCTGGCCATCGGCGTGCCCGGTGACCGCGAAGTCGACGACAAGCGCCTGGGCGCCGCACTCGAGCCGGCGGAGTACGCACTGCTCGACGACGCCGACTTCGCCAAGCATCCGTTCCTGGTGAAGGGCTACGTCGGACCCAAGGCACTGCTGGCCAACGGTGTGCGCTACCTCGTCGATCCCAGGGTGGTCGACGGCACGTCCTGGATCACCGGCGCCGACGAGCCGAACAAGCACGTTGTCGGCCTGGTGGCCGGGCGTGACTTCACCGCGGACGGCACGATCGAGGCCGCCGAGGTGCGCGACGGAGACCCGTCCCCGGACGGAGCGGGGCCGCTGGTGTCGGCGCGGGGCATCGAGATCGGCCACATCTTCCAACTGGGCCGCAAGTACACCGACGCGTTCTCCGCCGACGTTTTGGGCGAGGACGGCAAGCCGGTCCGGTTGACGATGGGGTCCTACGGAATCGGCGTGTCGCGGCTGGTGGCCGTCATCGCCGAGCAGCACCACGACGAGCTCGGGCTGCGTTGGCCCTCGACGGTGTCGCCGTTCGACGTGCACCTGGTGATCGCCAACAGGGACACCGAAGCACGTGCGGGCGCCCTGGAGTTGGCCGCCGATCTCGATGTGCTGGGCACCGAGGTGCTGCTCGACGACCGGACGGCCTCGCCCGGGGTGAAGTTCAAGGACGCCGAGTTGCTCGGGGTGCCATGGGTGGTCGTCGTGGGCCGCGGCTGGGCCGACGGTGTGGTGGAGCTGCGTAACCGGTTCAGCGGCGACAAGCGCGACGTTCCGGTCGACTCGGCGGCAGCGGAGATCGCCCGGGCGCTCGCCTGA
- a CDS encoding ferritin-like domain-containing protein, which translates to MTTPTTSPSAQPEPPRPDGATDGALYDALEVEHAAIYGYGIVSAHSTFDRNYLVADAMNEHRARREAAIALMEERGVAAPLPAAGYRLPGEVDDPRQAAELAVTMEQDAAVAWRAVIEQADDQTVRAFGVNALTECAVTAARWRRLMGETPVTVAFPGGSE; encoded by the coding sequence ATGACCACGCCCACGACCTCCCCGTCCGCGCAGCCGGAACCGCCCCGCCCGGACGGGGCGACCGACGGCGCGCTCTACGACGCACTGGAGGTCGAGCACGCTGCCATCTACGGCTACGGGATCGTGTCGGCGCACTCGACCTTCGACCGGAACTACCTGGTCGCCGATGCGATGAACGAACACCGGGCCCGCCGCGAAGCCGCGATCGCGCTGATGGAGGAACGCGGCGTGGCCGCCCCGCTGCCCGCCGCCGGCTACCGGCTGCCGGGCGAGGTCGACGATCCACGCCAAGCCGCCGAACTGGCCGTCACCATGGAACAGGACGCCGCCGTGGCGTGGCGGGCAGTCATCGAGCAGGCCGACGACCAGACGGTGCGGGCCTTCGGGGTCAACGCACTGACCGAATGCGCGGTCACCGCGGCCCGGTGGCGACGCCTGATGGGCGAGACGCCGGTCACTGTGGCTTTCCCGGGCGGCTCGGAGTAG
- the rimP gene encoding ribosome maturation factor RimP yields MVERSSRLPSQRQVIELLEGEFARAGYDIEDVVIDTSARPPRIAVVADGDDGLDLDTIAALSRAASELLDDLDTSPYVLEVTSPGVDRPLTTPTHFRRARGRRVEITLTDGATVSGRLGDCGDETVALVVREGSRADLAVHEIALSTIVNAVVQVEFSPPNPRELELAGLAGEET; encoded by the coding sequence GTGGTAGAGCGGTCCAGTCGACTGCCGTCGCAACGACAGGTGATCGAACTGCTCGAGGGCGAGTTCGCGCGCGCAGGCTACGACATCGAAGATGTCGTGATCGACACGTCCGCCCGTCCGCCGCGCATCGCGGTGGTGGCCGACGGCGACGACGGGCTGGACCTGGATACGATCGCCGCGCTGTCCCGGGCAGCGTCGGAGTTGCTCGACGACCTGGACACCTCGCCGTACGTGCTCGAGGTGACGTCCCCGGGAGTGGACCGCCCCTTGACGACGCCGACGCACTTTCGGCGGGCGCGGGGACGTCGGGTGGAGATCACGTTGACCGACGGCGCGACGGTATCCGGCCGGCTCGGTGACTGCGGCGACGAGACGGTGGCGCTGGTGGTGCGCGAAGGCTCCCGGGCAGATCTGGCCGTGCACGAGATCGCCCTGAGCACGATCGTCAACGCCGTCGTCCAGGTGGAGTTCTCGCCGCCGAATCCGCGGGAGCTGGAATTGGCCGGCCTGGCCGGAGAGGAAACCTGA
- the nusA gene encoding transcription termination factor NusA produces the protein MNIDMAALHAIEADKGISVDVVVETIKSALLTAYRHTEGHEPDARIDIDRKTGVVKVMARQTDEDGNVLHEWDDTPEGFGRIAATTARQVILQRLRDAENEKNYGEFSAREGDIVAGVIQRDARANARGLVVVRMGSETKGSEGVIPAAEQVPGERYEHGDRLRCYVVGVTRGAREPLITLSRTHPNLVRKLFALEVPEIADGSVEIIAVAREAGHRSKIAVTSRMPGLNAKGACIGPMGQRVRNVMSELSGEKIDIIDYDEDPARFVANALSPAKVVSVTVIDEANRAARVIVPDFQLSLAIGKEGQNARLAARLTGWRIDIRSDDADSQRPEHRREPRPDAAHGAVGER, from the coding sequence GTGAACATCGACATGGCTGCCTTGCATGCGATCGAGGCGGACAAGGGGATCTCGGTCGACGTCGTGGTCGAGACCATCAAGTCAGCGTTGCTGACCGCGTATCGGCACACCGAGGGGCACGAGCCCGACGCCCGCATCGACATCGACCGCAAGACCGGTGTGGTCAAGGTGATGGCGCGCCAGACCGACGAGGACGGCAACGTCCTGCACGAGTGGGATGACACCCCGGAGGGTTTCGGCCGCATCGCGGCGACCACCGCGCGCCAGGTCATCCTCCAGCGGCTGCGCGATGCCGAGAACGAGAAGAACTACGGCGAGTTCTCCGCCCGTGAGGGCGACATCGTCGCCGGTGTCATCCAGCGGGACGCCCGGGCCAACGCCCGCGGCCTGGTGGTGGTGCGGATGGGGAGCGAGACCAAGGGCTCCGAAGGTGTCATCCCGGCGGCCGAGCAGGTGCCGGGGGAGCGCTACGAACACGGTGACCGGTTGCGCTGCTATGTCGTGGGCGTGACCCGGGGCGCCCGGGAACCGCTGATCACGCTGTCGCGGACGCACCCGAACCTGGTGCGCAAACTGTTCGCGCTGGAGGTCCCCGAGATCGCCGACGGGTCCGTCGAGATCATCGCGGTGGCCAGGGAGGCCGGGCACCGCTCCAAGATCGCCGTGACGTCGCGGATGCCGGGACTCAACGCCAAGGGCGCCTGCATCGGCCCGATGGGGCAGCGGGTGCGCAACGTCATGAGTGAACTGTCCGGCGAGAAGATCGACATCATCGACTACGACGAGGACCCCGCCCGGTTCGTCGCCAACGCGCTGTCGCCGGCCAAGGTGGTCTCGGTCACGGTGATCGACGAAGCCAACCGCGCCGCGCGGGTCATCGTGCCGGATTTCCAGTTGTCGCTGGCCATCGGCAAGGAGGGGCAGAATGCCCGCCTGGCCGCCCGGCTCACCGGCTGGCGCATCGACATCCGCAGCGACGACGCGGACAGCCAGCGTCCGGAGCACCGCCGCGAACCGCGCCCGGACGCCGCGCACGGCGCTGTCGGCGAGCGCTGA
- a CDS encoding YlxR family protein yields MQRSKPPPGPVRTCIGCRKRELAVELLRVVAVDSGDGPGNGQVVVTVDTAKALPGRGAWLHPRSECLHAAVRRRAFGRALRITGSPDITAVIERFDSSERPDTAAPREQVAKNMSTP; encoded by the coding sequence ATGCAGCGAAGCAAGCCCCCACCAGGGCCGGTGCGAACCTGCATCGGATGCCGGAAACGAGAGCTGGCCGTCGAATTGCTTCGAGTAGTAGCTGTCGACAGTGGGGACGGCCCTGGGAATGGCCAGGTCGTCGTGACTGTTGACACAGCGAAAGCACTTCCGGGGCGGGGTGCCTGGTTGCATCCCCGGTCGGAATGTCTGCACGCGGCGGTCCGGCGGCGAGCGTTCGGCCGGGCGCTGCGGATCACCGGTTCACCGGACATCACCGCGGTGATCGAGCGCTTCGATTCGTCGGAGCGTCCGGACACGGCGGCACCTAGAGAACAGGTAGCGAAGAACATGAGCACACCGTGA
- the rbfA gene encoding 30S ribosome-binding factor RbfA, translating to MADPARAKRLAKRISTVVASAIEYEIKDPRLAGVTITDAKVTNDLHDATLFYTVLGRSLDEEPDYPGAAAALEKAKGVLRTKVGAATGVRFTPTLAFVRDIVPDAAHRMEELLARARAADEDLARVRQGAKHAGEADPYRVSGAEAAGELEEPAGEPWDGPDAEDMGDFDTLDGRRGD from the coding sequence ATGGCTGACCCCGCACGGGCGAAGCGGCTGGCCAAACGCATCTCCACGGTTGTCGCCTCGGCGATCGAGTACGAGATCAAAGATCCTCGACTCGCCGGGGTGACGATCACGGATGCCAAGGTCACCAACGATCTGCACGACGCCACGCTGTTCTACACGGTGTTGGGTCGGTCGCTGGACGAGGAGCCGGACTATCCGGGCGCGGCCGCCGCGCTGGAGAAGGCCAAGGGCGTGCTGCGGACCAAGGTGGGCGCCGCGACCGGGGTGCGGTTCACCCCGACGCTGGCGTTCGTCCGGGACATCGTGCCCGACGCCGCGCACCGCATGGAGGAGCTGCTGGCCCGTGCCCGGGCGGCAGATGAGGATTTGGCGAGAGTTCGTCAGGGTGCCAAGCACGCAGGCGAGGCGGACCCGTACCGTGTAAGCGGGGCGGAGGCAGCCGGGGAGCTCGAGGAGCCCGCCGGGGAACCGTGGGACGGGCCGGACGCTGAGGACATGGGTGACTTCGACACACTCGACGGCAGACGCGGCGACTGA
- a CDS encoding DHH family phosphoesterase: protein MTSTHSTADAATDAVGARVDARGAAEVLSSAATVSVVCHVFPDADTIGAGLALGLVLDRLGKDVQVGFAAPDVLPESLGSLPGCHLLVAPEAMRRDADLVVTVDIPSVDRLGELRELAAPGRSVLVIDHHASNLMFGSANYVDQSADSTTMLVAELLDAWDIPIDAAVAHCVYAGLTTDTGSFRWASARAHRLAARLVELGVDNATVSRTLMDTHPFAWLPMLSRVLGSARLVADAVGGRGFVYAVVDHDEWAAARSEEVESIVDIVRTTRQAEVAAVFKEIKPQLWSVSMRAKTIDLAAVATTFGGGGHRLAAGYTTSGSAADVVAALQSALD, encoded by the coding sequence GTGACTTCGACACACTCGACGGCAGACGCGGCGACTGACGCCGTCGGCGCGCGGGTGGACGCCCGTGGCGCCGCTGAAGTGCTGTCGTCGGCGGCGACGGTCAGCGTGGTCTGTCACGTCTTCCCCGATGCCGACACCATCGGGGCCGGGTTGGCTCTCGGTTTGGTGCTCGACCGGCTGGGCAAGGATGTCCAGGTCGGCTTCGCCGCGCCGGATGTACTCCCCGAATCGCTGGGCTCGCTACCCGGATGCCACCTGCTGGTGGCGCCGGAGGCGATGCGCCGCGACGCCGACCTGGTCGTCACCGTCGACATTCCCAGTGTGGACCGCTTGGGCGAGTTGCGTGAGCTCGCGGCCCCGGGGCGCAGCGTGCTGGTCATCGACCACCATGCGTCGAACCTGATGTTCGGCTCCGCGAACTACGTCGACCAGTCGGCGGACTCGACGACGATGCTGGTCGCCGAGCTTCTCGACGCGTGGGACATCCCGATCGACGCCGCGGTCGCGCATTGCGTGTACGCCGGGCTGACCACCGACACGGGATCGTTTCGGTGGGCCAGCGCGCGGGCGCACCGGCTGGCGGCGCGGCTGGTCGAACTCGGCGTGGACAACGCGACCGTCAGCCGCACACTGATGGACACCCATCCGTTCGCCTGGTTGCCGATGCTGTCGCGGGTGCTCGGTTCGGCCCGCCTGGTCGCCGACGCCGTCGGCGGGCGCGGATTCGTCTACGCCGTCGTCGACCACGATGAATGGGCCGCGGCGCGCTCCGAAGAGGTCGAGAGCATCGTCGATATCGTGCGCACCACCCGTCAGGCCGAGGTGGCGGCGGTGTTCAAGGAGATCAAGCCGCAGTTGTGGTCGGTGTCGATGCGGGCCAAGACGATCGACCTGGCGGCGGTCGCCACCACCTTCGGCGGCGGTGGCCACCGGCTGGCGGCGGGTTACACCACGTCCGGATCTGCCGCCGACGTGGTCGCGGCATTGCAGAGCGCGCTTGACTGA